GGATCATTTCTGTCAAGTCTTAcggttttaaaaacaaaagacctGTTTTAAGTTTTTAGCTTTTAAAAACTTGGTATGTATGAGAAATGTGGTGGCTGATGATCTTTATTAACATGAAACTCTCCTTTCTCTGTCTATACAGGATCGAATTCCTCCGACACATCAGAGATTTCTTCCAGATTATGTTCAAGATTGAGGTCCAGAAGCCTTTAGAAGACGAACGGAAAGGGGGCGACAAGGTCCTGATGACCTGTGTAGGCGTTGGATACAGCAACATTAGCAAAACcttgaaataaattattttttcacaagTGTTctcatcttttgtttttattaaatgcaaaagttatgacAGATATTTGTGTGTATAAAAGAAAAGTGAAGTTAACAGATATCAGTCAGACATTTAAGCGCTATTATTGGGTTTAATAACTTCATGAAAATTAGTTACATTTCCTAACTAGTTCAATCAATCATATCAGTATGAAGTTATTCTTGAGATAAGTAGCTGGTCGCTACGTCAGGAACAGGTCATCATAGCTGCTGTGATGTAAAGCTGAACGACCCAACAAAGGAGCTGGTACGAGTTATTCGTCTTGGCCACACAGACACTTGAGTGTTTTTCCATAATCACCGGACACTTCAGACTACACAAGGATGGGGAGAGATAAACGAAAGGAATTGGGTGTTTGTGACACACACCACAATAAACAAAAGTTaacatttaaacatgtttatgttaATGTTATAAATTCATAACATAACTCCTGTTAATACTGACCTCTAGCTGACTGTAGAGGGAACATCCAAACAGCTTCTTGTACTCTACTTTGATGTCTATCAAATCGATCTCCGAGCGACTGACGAATATCCTGGTCAGAGTGCACTCTGTGGTCCCTGCACCCTGGACCAAGTATAATTTGGAAAACAAAGACATTCGTCCTTTAAGCCAGGGGCTTCAAACTCTGGCTAGACATGGTATGGCATGCGTTAATTTCGTATTGTTCCACATAGAAAAATGGTCTCAACAAGATACAATGCAGGCTACCTTACAGGTAAGAACCTGTTTTACAACTTCTGACAGGATGgcatatttaattaaaataaattataatcaAAATGAAAGTTAAAATTTGTTCATATTTCTGTCTGACATGGGCATGAACTCAATGATGTAGCTTGTTACTATGCAGACTTCTGGTTTTACATTGCAGTGATGCTGCACTAGTGCGTTTGGTTTGGCATGTGCACAGACAGACATGCTATGCAGATAGTTATGACCAGATTTCCCATAATTTATAGACATTTATATGCAGGCCCGATTGAAATCTACAAAGGGCCACATTTGGCTCGCAGGCCTTTTACACATGTGAAGATGCAGGGGGGgggttttgttattttttttgcaatactACTGTCAAAAGTTAGGCTACGCTTCCTTATTCAGACTGTTGACacatttcagccagtgttggCTGTGCTGGTCAAATCACTAACAGTAAAATGTGGTCAGCATTCCTTTCCACATCACTGGTGACCAATACAGTCTGCTGTGACTGAAAGGGTATGATGCAACCATACAGAATGTGAATTTTGCTGGGCAGACATTTCTGATGTGCATAGAGGTTTAGAAAGGCCATCATGACACAGATGGACAAACTGACCAGTTGCACAACTCACCTTCATGCTCTTGAAAAGCCTCTCAGCGAGGTATGCTGGGACGTTCTGCACACACTTAACTAAAAGAAATGAGTtcatatattatttttaaattaacttaAATGCTCAGACAAGGAAGACATCGATAACAACAAGGCAGTGATGTAATATTTTGCTCACCAACAGCCACAAGTAGTTTCTCCAGGTTTCCAGACATCTCGCTCTTAATGCTCTCCTGCAGAGTCTTCTTGCTAATATTCTTGTACTCAATCAGAGCTGCCAAAATACATTGAGCTGAGATTATTTTTCTCACATTGAACTTgtaatatacttttattttttgccaaTTTGGTAGCGGTTCACAGTGGGATGCGTATCTGCTGGTAGGTTCATCACAGCCCATTTTCGTGATTCAGTTTAAAATGAGCTTTTGTGGAGCTCCTCGGTTCATTGcctgtctgaaacaagcaatttctttaagccagctttcttctgaccaACAGTGCCATgttaatacagggagtgcagaattattaggcaaatgagtattttgtccacatcatcctcttcatgcatgttgtcttactccaagctgtataggctcgaaagcctactaccaattaagcatattaggtgatgtgcatctctgtaatgagaaggggtgtggtctaatgacatcaacaccctatatcaggtgtgcataattattaggcaacgccctttcctttggcaaaatgggtcaaaagaaggacttgacaggctcagaaaagtcaaaaatagtgagatatcttgcagagggatgcagcagtctcaaaattgcaaagcttctgaagcgtgatcatcgaacaatcaagcgtttcattcaaaatagtcaacagggtcgcaagaagcgtgtggaaaaaccaaggcgcaaaataactgcccatgaactgagaaaagtcaagcgtgcagctgccaagatgccacttgccaccagtttggccatatttcagagctgcaacatcactggagtgcccaaaagcacaaggtgtgcaatactcagagacatggccatggtaagaaaggctgaaagacgaccaccactgaacaagacacacaagctgaaacgtcaagactgggccaagaaatatctcaagactggtttttctaaggttttatggactgatgaaatgagagtgagtcttgatgggccagatggatgtgcccctggctggattggtaaagggcagagagctccagtccgactcagacgccagcaaggtggaggtggagtactggtttgggctggtatcatcaaagatgagcttgtggggccttttcgggttgaggatggagtcaagctcaactcccagtcctactgccagtttctggaagacaccttcttcaagcagtggtacaggaagaagtctgcatccttcaagaaaaacatgattttcatgcaggacaatgcttcatcacacgcgtccaagtactccacagcgtggctggcaagaaagggtataaaagaagaaaaactaatgacatggccaccttgttcacctgatctgaaccccattgagaacctgtggtccatcatcaaatgtgagatttacaaggagggaaaacagtacacctctctgaacagtgtctgggaggctgtggttgctgctgcacgcaatgttgatggtgaacagatcaaaacactgacagaatccatggatggcaggcttttgagtgtccttgcaaagaaaggtggctatattggtcactgatttgtttttgttttgtttttgaatgtcagaaatgtatatttgtgaatgtggagatgttatattggtttcactggtaaaaataaataattgaaatgggtatatatttgttttttgttaagttgcctaataattatgcacagtaatagtcacctgcacacacagatatccccctaaaatagctaaaactaaaaactacttccaaaaacattcagctttgatattaatgagttttttgggttcattgagaacatggttgttgttcaataataaaattattcctcaaaaatacaacttgcctaataattctgcactccctgtacaaagTTTAAACTGTCTGgatctgctgtggtgacagCAAGTACCTTAGATGGCCCTGAATGAATAAGAATATCCCCTCTCACTAGCATAATACAAAGCCAAGAATTAGAAAAAAGTGTCTGAAACAAACCAATTAGAGCATcccaaagcagaaaaaaaaaaaaaaaaaaaaaaaaagaagcataagTTCACTTCAAGAGCCCACAGAAGATGAATGACTTTGCTTATTGCACCATCATGAGATTgcatctttgggtttttgtgtcTTGAACTTGATCACATAGATACTGCCTCAACTAATGGAGTCTATGTATAATGTTTTTGATCAGGTGTCAGTGAGAATAAATCCTGATTAAATGCCTTTTAGTGTCACCATGGCATTTGACTAAAAATCTACTAACCAAATACGCTTCCATCAGCCTTAGCTTTCTTAGTTTTAAATGGCATACTTGCACTGTCAAGGTGAGCATGTTAGCATGTTGCTCTTGATAAACAGCCTCAGAGAGTTGCAAGCACGGCTGTAAACTCTTAGTACTATTTCTAAGATGCTATTTATCCACAGGATGAATGATAGGTCAGGGATCAACCCACTTTGCCTGAGCTGGGGAACACTTCTGTGGCACAGGATGTCAATAAACTTCCCCTCGTCGGTTCCCCACTTCTTCTCTCCTGCTTCATACAAGGCCTGCATGGATTCAGAAAAGGTATGAGTATAATATTGTTGGACtacactaaaaaaagaaaaagtaaaaaagaaaaacacacagagtcaAAGTTCAACGCAAGCACACTAGATTAACTGAATCCAACATGAGAAAATTTCAACATGCTTTCAACATAGGTGCAGGTTGAAACTTGCATCACCCAGCAAGGTGCGTTAGCTGAGATGAGCGATGCCACCAAACTCTGAATGAATTAACCTAAAAATGTGAAAGAGAAAGCTgctatttaaaatgtttgtacTGCAGTAACACAAAAGTTACCTCAGTTTGAAAAGCAAGTGTTTATACACAAATGAACCAAACGTAAAAAAAAGTGTACCTTAGCATCAGcttttgctttggcagcatCCACGCTGGTGGTCTCATCTCTCTTCCCCTGTAGGGAGGACGGGTTTGTGAGgcgaagagaaaaaaaagaaactttgaaATAGGCTATAATGATATCCTCACAATTCAATATTCTAAATAAACAATGTAACTTAAAAATGGCGCAACTCATTTAGCTCACACAGGACATTATTTGTATTTCCTGCATTTCTTCCTACAATCAGTATTTGGATATGAAGAAATCAAGGTGCTTTAAGAGTATATTTCTAAAACATAAACACTCACTACACACCTGCTGACTGCAGTAAATTTCAATGTGGTTGTGGTTCTTATTTGTTGGGAATGTTATGTCATCTGCTGTAATTTCATGTGCTATACCTCGGCCAAGATCAGCAGTGCTTTTCCATAATCTCCAGATACCTCCGACTGCAGGTCGTGAATCATCGCTCTTCCCGTTTCTCCAGTGAGACAGCGGAATACATGACAATTTCACAATACCGTAGTACATCACAAACAGCTGCCAACTCATTTATGATTTCAGTTTCATCAGATATAGTTGAAATACTGTGTGTTAAAATGTCCTACTTGCTAGGTATGCTTCAGACAGTTCTCGGATCTGCTTGTTGGATCTCGaagcaaatatttctgtcagAGTGCTTTCTGTGGTCCCTGCACCCTGTATGCACAAGGATatacaaatgaataaataaatgataatgtCAAAACAATACAGTTTAATAAATCTGAAGATCAGGCTCTTATGAACCCGATGTTgacatgtgctgtataaataaaaaaaatatcatagTGAACTGTTGTTTAAAGTCCAAACCATAAGTATAGCaaaattagattagattagcaTTTATTGTCTACTTAGAAGAAATTTCCTTGGACAAGTGAGTGGAACATATCATGTaagataacacacacacacccacacaaataAACGCCAAACACTCATTTACAATTTCACCTACTACCAAACAATAATTTGACTGATAATGGCACTAGAGAAAACGTAAACCTTTTAAACTCACGGATTGGTACCCTGAACCTTTTTCCTGAGGGCATCTAGTCATCCTCATTATAAAGGATGTAATTTTTTCCTTAATTTTTAGACCCTGTTTTACACAGACTCTTCAAATATCTTCAGGAGGGTAGATGAAGAGAGCATCCCAGTTATCAGCCCTTTAAATCAAATGTTGAATTTGGGATCTGAGCTTGACTGAAAGATTGCCAAACCAGTAATACCATAACGGATATTAGAGTCAATAGTTGCCCTATGGAAGAGCGACACAATATTTATCCACTCCATGGACACTAAGCCTTCTTAAAGCACTGACTAATTTGTGCACACACATGCTCCACATGATGAAGCCGCTGTAACTGGCAATCAAAGTGAACCCCTTAAAAGTCGTCACTTGTTCAGCCTTTTCTCcactggggtggctgtagctcaggtggcagagcaggtcagccactaatcagaaggtcggtggttcaatcccaggctgcatcctggctgcatgccaaatatccttgggcaagatactaaccccgtgtttgcctactggtggtggtcagagggcccggtggcgcctgtgtccggcagcctcgcctctgtcagtgcgccccagggcagctgtggctacaatgtagcttgccatcgccaatgtgtgtgtgaatgactaatgactaaagtgctttggggtcctatggactagaaaagcgctatacaaatgcaggccatttaccatttaattaaAACCGGGCTGTAATCTCCAATAGATCTTCTTTCTTTAATATTCtttacatttagcattaagTTTAACATTATACTCAATCCAAACAAATCTTTAGTGAACAAATTATAGTGCACGTCAAATTTAGAAATTCTTTTTGTAACTTATTTCTTCAATCACTGAGTAAGTCACCTTTTagaaaattgttttaaaaacatgattcaaATTATCTTAGTTTAACAAAGTCTTACCTTCATAGCTTTGATGACTTCCTGGCAGTCATAGAGAGCAGGAGGCGTTACCAAGGCTACTAACACATCTTCAAAGTCTCCACGAGTGTCACCCTTCAGGTCATCTATTAATGTCTAATTGGGAGGAATAAAATCAAGTCCTGCACCAATAATGACAAACTCAATTTGGCCTTTGTCTGTGTCAacatcaaagaaagaaaaagcttgAAAATTAAACAGGCAAGTGTATTTATATACCCTTCCTGTGGCTTTCTCATAAGCCTTGGCGATGAGCTGACGCTGAGCACTGCTTCTTTGGGTCAACACATCAATCAGAGTCTTTTCTGTTGTACCTTTGAAGAAAACAACACCAAGCGAACTTTTAATtctttcaatttaaaaaaaaaaaaagtgtagaaCTTTCATCAAATTGTCATTTTACTTCATGTCTATTATCAACCTCCTATTGTATGGTGAGAGTGAACTGAACTGGATctccttctttcagctgctcaaaGCAGATCATCTGCTTCCATCTCACCATGTCGCTAGCATCCTCCTCTCTCACACCAACTCTCTGTATGTCCTCCTTCAATTCATCTATGAACCTTCCTCTTTGCCTCCTTGCTGGGAGCTCCATCTTCagcatcctctgcacatgtccaaaccatctcagccttgcctctttTGTCTCCAAACATCTCAAACTGAGCTGTCCGTCTGTTGTAATCATTTCTATTTTCTTAAGAGAGTCCATCCTGGTCACTCCCAAGAAAATCTGAGCATTTTCAGCTCTGACACTTCCAGctcagcctcctgtcttttgGACAGTGCCTctgtctccaaaccatacaacatagcaggtctcactaccatcctGTAAACCTCCCTTAGCACTCTTGCTGCTATTTGAACTGGATAACAGATAAAGATTTCCCTAATGGTTCATCCACTCCATTTTGAACTTGAATGTATGGCTACTTTTCTTTTAGATTAATAAAGTACCTGAGTGTATATGTGAATGAGTTCACCTTGCTTTATACCTTTATACTGCAATAAAAAGGCACATGAGCACATTTGCCGAAGTGCTTTACATATCAGtcagatatatatctataaaaatatatcaatgATGGTAAACCATTAGCTTACCAAGGCCCTCTATGGCCTTCCTGAGAGCAGACACATCTTCATCCACTTTGAAATTTGCCTTGTCCTTCACAGTTCCTCTTGCACTGGACTGATAGACACAGATGCATGCCAGTGAAAACTAATCCACAGGTAATAACTGTACCATGTATCATGCTATAAAAGAAGAGCAGGTTGTACTTACTGTCACAGTCAGTGAAGAGGGGTTGTCTAAGAGCAGGTCCAAGTCATCCTGAAACACAGAGAGGGTGACCGCCTTCATTTTCTCATATTTTGAGCCTACACGGATACAAACAGACATCTATGTAGAAGTACTTACCCAAACAGACATTCTGGTGGTTTAAGGGAGGCGTTTTACACtacagagaagaaagaaaatacacTATTAGCACCTTAATTGTGTTGTAATGTAGCATCTTAAGAGCTGACTCATGCTTTAATGGATTTTTTTCTAGCTGCAGATCGCCATTCCATCTAATCAGGGCAGCGCTTTTAAGGGCAttgatgtggcatcacaaacaAATCTGTAgggtacaataatacaaaactaACTAAAGTCGAGAGAACGTGCGCAAAAGGAACTACAGAAAAGCAAACAAGTAAGATCCGAATGTAGACGAGGCATATCTAAAGAGcaaatttcctttaaaaaacaacaacaacacgcaCATCCAGGAAGCtgataaaagttttaaaaatgtgttctttttcgTCTTACCAAGAAACAAGGAGAAGATTGAAGTCTGAGAACGAATTTCACAAACGCGTAAAAAGTCGCCACACCTTTCAAAGGGGTTGATAAGCAACGCCCACTGTGGGCTGGAGTACAGTGAATCACAGAGTACGTCTCTCATGAACTCCTCACTCCTGCAGAGTAAGAGTACAGCAGGTTACCACAGAAATAAAGCAAGAGAGATTACGACAGGCTGACGACTTTGCGCAACAGCCGAACTAACTGCATTTCTGACATATTTTGGATTCCATTTAGTACCCTATTTAAACACCTATTATCTATAGGCAGTAATTTGCAGATCCTCTCTTTGATTTTATATCTATGTAAATTTCCCATAAGTATGATTAAAATATATGTCGTTACGTTTTCTAACAAGTATGTGTTGATTAGATCTGTGTACTCGTTAAGCCCAAAGCAAATAAACGGATCAAATAGGGGGGATAGTAGAGTTAAAACAGTGAGAAAATATGAAGTACGACTTCTAAAGTAATGTCCATATGAGTAAATATAtttagttacattttttaatcCAATCTAACAAACTTTTTAGCAGGTCTAAAGTCCATGGCAGGGTAAAAACATGAGtcagagagaaggaggaaggaAATGTGACAGGATGAATATGTGCTTTGGCCTTATCGCATAATTTCCTAAGCAGCCTAATGAGATTACAGATGTTTATCTAGCCTACATCCTTAATATTCAATATTCTTTCAGCACAGCTAAAATTAAATTATGCACGCAAATGTATTTACCTAGTAAATATGAGGCACGCGAAACCatatgttttattattaagCAAAACAGAGAGGAGCACGTGGGCTTAGTTCAGCCTAGCCCAAATTCAAAGATGCCCTGCCTCCTGAGGCGCACCAGGCGGGTTTATGCATCCACAATTGTCAGGAGAGTGTGCCACTATGAAAACGGGACTGCTGATTTAAGTGAGATTATATAGCAGCAACAGCTAATGCATGGAAACATCCTGTGGTCAGATGTctatatgaataaaaaatgCGTAAATTCCAGGTGATGTGTGGAAGTAGGCTGATAAGAAAAGGAAAGGAGACAGCTGCGACATCTTTCGGTAAACTGGAGACACTACAGACCTTATTAGGAAAGGGACCATGAAAAAAGCAGGCATTAGGCTGCATTTCCTGGATGGATCTTGggtgctttgttttttaaaaatataatctaGATTATATTTTCCACCATGAGCTCTAAGTAATTCCCGTGGAAATGTAAAATCTCATGATTTTTACTTCCTTCCTTTTGCATGGTGCATCGATCTATTTTTCTGATAAGTGTGAATTTATATAAACGTAAATACATCAAAGTCTTTGGGACGTTACAAAAGGCCTCCTCGCTGACACCGCCTACCTTGTGAGGTTGCTGTTTCGCCCTAATTAAAGCCTTTAAGGAAGATTGCTGTTATAGCAATCTGACCTCTGTTACATGGTGAGTGAAACATAATCTTATTTTTATCCTTCTGAAATCTTAACTATAACCCGATGAACTAGAGGAAATAGAGGTGGGCGAAAGGAAAACAGATGCTCTACGTGGCACCAACTTATCCTGAGAGCTAAACTCGGGGAGAAATTTACCCACTATAGCCGGGTAGCGACAAAGCCTGTCAGCTCTCTGACAGCTCAGTACTATAGTGACACTTGGAGACGTGTCAGCGGCCCTTAAGAAAAGCTGTTTAGCACTCGTTTTCATTTAATACGGCGACTGGAGGATTCGTTCTTAATCCCAGAGTATGTTTTGGCctgtttcacttttattttttaacgaGCGACCTCATTAGCTCACTAAATAGCTTTGCCGAACTAGCGGCTGGATAGCCGACTAGCAACAGGGAACCTCCCAGTAGTATCATGGCTAGCGAGAATTAGCCACCCCATTTCACTGTGACATCACTTTGGTAACgtcttaatatttattttattttttccagacTACCGCCTTTAAAAACAAGTGCACTACTAAACCTGTTCGGTCTTTCTGCGCTTAACCAGGGCTTCGTGCTTACTCTCGTTTTTCCTTTACAGGGAAGCTAACGTCACTTGCTGTCCCTTGTTTACATGAACACCGGTCATCTGGGGTGCTCTGAGGGCATGTGATGGTTGTAACAACACAGGATGAACTACAGAGAAACCGGGTTGTAAATACGGACATGGAACTTGGAGGTAGCTAACGTCGGCATCTCAGAGCCATTTCTCTGAGAAGATGACCTGGACTCTAAAGGAGGACAGCTGTGCCAGCTCCACTGTTTGACTTTGTGTGGGTGCTGGACGGAGAGCAGGAGCTTTGTTTGTCCCTGTTAAAAGTTTATCATGATGCAAAGCTACATGAGGACAACTGGAAACAAACAGTGCTGGGAATCGGCCTCTGCTTCTACCACAGGGATGATGTGGAAAACTCTCCTGGTCGTTAGTCTTTTCTGCTGGGGAAAGTGTCAAGAGAGCCAGAATATGACACCCGAGGAAAAGGGCGCAATCAGGTGATGAATGTTCACATAGACATATAAACAGTGAGTGCGCTTTTGTAAAATTATTGAAAGCATTTAACTTTTGCGTCTTTAcccgttttgtttttcttctgtgcaGGGACCAGATTGTTGAAATGTTTGATCACGCTTATGGCAGTTACATGGTAAGGTGTTCGTTACAGCATGATATTTGTAATTACCAGTAAGTTTATGTTTGCTTTTTGCAACAGTCCAGAGAAAAGACGAGTCAGTTGCTTCCAATTGGAAACGTGAATGCAAGCAAGCATGTTGGATTTGGTTGAGGTTGCTGTTAGTAATGCTGGAGAGGGTCAGACTCACCTGTGCCTTTATAGGATAACCAGAGTTGGACAAAGAGGCACGCACGACCTAAAGTGTGTGTGGTAGATGTCCTTGTGACCTAACATAAATTAATCTAAGTGTATATTTAATATAGGTAGAGCAGCTAATGTTTACCTGATTATTGCATGTAAAAGGGCGATAAAGACGCAAAATTATCACTAAAAGGAGTTTAAACAAGTACATTCCTTAGTTAAACTGTCAAAGATTTCTTCAACTGAGTCCGCTAATAGTTTGAATATTTAGATGGAAAACTTAAGGGACATTGTTGAGTGAGAACTAACACTGTATGTGCCAGGTGAAGTGGGAGGTGTATAAGCTATTGATCTCCACCCATCCTTCCTCAATGAAACATTTTATGTGAAATGATAATGAAAGCATGGAGGCAAATGTTTGTTTCTGTTGTAGAAATATGCCTATCCAGCCGATGAGCTGATGCCTCTAAGCTGCAGAGGGAGAGTGCGTGGCCAGGAGCCCAACAGAGGGGACATAGATGACTCCTTGGGGAAGTAAGTAAATCGTTAATTGACATTTGGAGCATGAAAAGCATATACATTTAAATTCCTTCAAGCAGCAGCCAGACCAAAGTATTGCAGCAAAGGTTTGAGTGTGAGCAGTTTAAGATTAGCAGATAAAAGATGACCTGATTTCCAAATGGCATAAAGTAAGAGATGagatatttttgatattttgagCAAGATTACTTCATCATCTCTTATCTGCTGAGGTTCTGAAAGGACAACAAGATAACAGagaggggaagggggggggggggggtttgtctACCCTGCATGATAAGAACCCTGATAAATCTTCCTGAAGGTCTTTTGCAGTCATAGAACAATTTTGATTCGGCTTTCTAGGAATCCTGTGAGTATTTTTTGCAGTAATTCTTTTGCTTTTCCAGACCACAACTTGACCATCACCATTCCTGTTGTTTGAGAAAAGAGCTTTGTGGAAACACTTTTACCCCCACtttacaaataaaatgaaagtatTTATAAAATGTGTATCACCAATACTTTTCTAAAAATGA
The Maylandia zebra isolate NMK-2024a linkage group LG7, Mzebra_GT3a, whole genome shotgun sequence DNA segment above includes these coding regions:
- the anxa3b gene encoding annexin A3b; protein product: MSVWDDLDLLLDNPSSLTVTSSARGTVKDKANFKVDEDVSALRKAIEGLGTTEKTLIDVLTQRSSAQRQLIAKAYEKATGRTLIDDLKGDTRGDFEDVLVALVTPPALYDCQEVIKAMKGAGTTESTLTEIFASRSNKQIRELSEAYLAKTGRAMIHDLQSEVSGDYGKALLILAEGKRDETTSVDAAKAKADAKALYEAGEKKWGTDEGKFIDILCHRSVPQLRQTLIEYKNISKKTLQESIKSEMSGNLEKLLVAVVKCVQNVPAYLAERLFKSMKGAGTTECTLTRIFVSRSEIDLIDIKVEYKKLFGCSLYSQLESEVSGDYGKTLKCLCGQDE